atgcaGTACGTGTACTCTCTTATTTTGGAAAAGACAGCTGCACACTATTGGCACATACCTGATCAGCAAAATATTGCCCTGGAACTTCCACATCAACAACGTAGAAATCCCGTAATACCCTGCTTTCGTCTTCCAACTTCAAAACAGCTGGAAACCGATCTTCAACATTGCTctgcaaaatatttttccagTGCTTCAATCTTTCAGTTAGATCTGCAAGGGTAGCTGGGAATGTTGCAGTACTATCTGGATCTAGGTCGCGCTCAAAGTCCTGCTTGTATTCTCTCACGAATTCAACATGCTTGTTCACAGCATCTGCAGAAAAGCAAGCTCTGCAAACACCAGAAAGCTCTTTTTTGAGAGATTGTGGAACTTCTGCAGTCGTGGCAGTTGGATATTTGTAGCAGCGATGGAGCAAGGCATTAACTACAGCCAGAAGTCGCTCCTCAGGTAGAGTAACAAACCTAGACCCAATTTCAGTAAGTAGAATCTGCAAAGAAAATGAGCCACCATGATGTCAAGAACTATTTTACTAGAAGTGACAGAATCAACCAAGAAACATCACATTTCAGCATAAAGTCAGCAAATAGAAACTTAACACTTGCAATTCTTATTCTAGCATTACTATGAACTTGTAGAGAAACAGATTATGGATTACCAAAGCGATGAAAGGAATGGATACCAACTCAAGAAAAATCTCAAAAGTACCTCAAGTTCACTAGCAAGATTGTTGTGCTTGCTCCTAAGGGTCTCCATTATGTCTTTTGCAGCATCAAAAGCACTGGCAGCAGACGCAACCAATCCCATGGCACCATTTCGCCTCATTGCATTCTGTCCTTCATTGTTGGATGTGCCTTGATGCAGTGATTGGTCATTCCCAGAAGCCATGACACCTTCAGCAGTAGCTGACCTTTCACCCTCTGGCCCCTGAGAGCTATTTCCATCATGTGACCCAATACTTCCAGCAGGTTGGTTTTCAGAGACTATCGCACTTCCACCCTGAACTCTTGCACTTCCATCAGCCAATCCAATTGACCCTGCTGTGCCAACACCAGAGACACTTTGCTGCATTCTTTGAGCCATTGCAATTCTACCGTATTCAGATTTATTTGCAACATCCCGGCGTTCCAGCAAGTATGTGCGAAGCCAGTAATACAATGCCTGCATGTGCAAAGGCAACGCTATTCATACTAAGATCAACcgttaaaattgatttatgagTAATGACCTGTATTATCGATATCTACCTGTGGATATATAGTTGCAACTTTAAGTAAAACAAGTTTGCAATGAGGAGCTTCACTTCTCTGAAGGGACAATAGTAATTGCGGAATCCAAGAAAGCCAAACCCAATGAGGTATCTGATCCAAGAACTTATCAAATGCTCTCCCCACAGGCTCATTAGGAGTATCAAAGCTGAGAAGATATAAAACACGGGCAAGGTGGCTTCTTGAATTCGGAATGCCGAATTTAATGGCCTGAAGAAAGCAGCTCACAGCATACTCCAACCAGACCTCTTCATGAGTTTCCCTGTAAGCCTGGAAATAAGAGCAAACTGCAAAGTTAGCACTTAATATCAGAAGCAGAAATATTTCCAACCAAGTTTGACTCTCGTACCATATCACAATAATTTCCCCAACTAATCCACCCTTTAGGCAAGTTCTTGAAGAGAGAGATAGCGTTGGAATATGCAAGGTTGGCACCTTCACAGTCACTAAGCTTCAACAGAAAATCGCCTTTAAGGCGAAAAATCTCAGCCTTGTTTTTGACAGGAAAATATTCAAgattagtactattaatcaaattaagacCACTGGTAAGCTCTCCCTTCATTTCCAAGTATGCTTTAGCTTGTTCTCTAATTTTCACAAAAGCTTCCTGCATGCAAAAGAACAAGAAATTCAGTACATAGTTAGAAAAATGGACTGCATATGTTCAAGTTCTAACTGCAGTTTCTGCTACTCTCCCAATACCCCCACATGGTCAAATTAAAAGATTTCAAAAGGGAGTTTCAGAGTGGGGTCGATAGTCGCACAGGCCTGGAAACTGAAATATGAAACTCTGTACCTGAACTTCCATCGTGGAGTGACCATACATTTTCTCTAGAATAGAAACACAAACGTCATATAAGCCATGCTTGCGAGAAATGTGAGCAAGCTTATTGACATTCCAAGCCTTGTCCCGGAAACCAAGATGATGCAGTTGTGAATTCGTATTGCCAAAATCTTTGAATGCTTCTATAACTGCATTGTACATCTCATTTCTCCATTGAAGCAAATCATACCAAACAGACATATTGTCCCATTCATTCGGGGTCCTCAATCTCCATGTCTCCAGAATATCCTTGAGATCTGCATACAAGCTACCATGAACACCACCAACAGAATTGCCAGAAAGTTTGTTACCATTTGCAATATCTACTATAATCCTGGTTGATTCCTGGACTTCAACCAGTTGCTGAAACTGCTGTAAAAGAGGTACCCTGGCATGAACAGACATTTCAGGCAATTGCCACCACTGTTCCAAAGCTAGATCAACTCCTTTCCCCACTATGTTTTCTGCTTCTGGTACCCCATTGGTATTCTTCTCATGAAGTGCGAAATATGCCTGAATGATACGAAGTTTTGGAGTTTCTTCTAATTGTGCCTTAGGAATAATCTGTTCTTTTAAATAAACCCAATCTGGCTGTTTCCACAGACTGTCAAGCAGTATCTCATAATTCTCGACAAGTTTTCCAAACTCAGAAAGAGCATCCCATTGACTAAGTTGAGTAGCACACTGTAGCCACTGCTCTTCCCAAAGGCACATCTCAGCTTTTGGTACAGTATTGTTGTATGTGCCCTGAGTTGCCTTCACCATAGCCTGATAGAAAAGACTCTGTGCCCTTTGCCAATAGCCATGCTGAACAAGTGATAGCCCAGCCCTAGTTTCTGCAGTGATTGAACGCTTCATCCACAAACCACATCTCATATCCTCCTCATTAAGTAGACGGTAAAGCTCAGCCAAAGATTCAGAACATTTTGTGTCATTCAAGAACAGCATTACGTGGCTTTCAAGCAGTCCCAGCGCAATATGCCATGCATTGTATGTCTTTCCTATGTACTTAATTAGTTCGCTGGGcatacgtggttgagggtgACTTAATTGAAGTCCTTCTAAAAGAGCTTGCACGACATTTGGTCGATGTGATTGCTGCTTTTTGTGATAATCTTTTGATAAAAGAGCTATCATAGGCTTAGCTAGTGCCACCTGCTCTTCCTTATGCAAGGTTACCCAAACAATGGGAAACACCAAAACCCACAAATGATATGCAACATTTGCATCTGTATGGGCCAGCTCTCTAAGTGGGATGATAAGATCTGCCACCTATAGTAAATATCAACATTTAGTCACTTAGCTTctgaagaaaagaaatcaTGAAGACGTACATAAATGCCTAGAATGACAGAAGTTTACACAGACAGAAGAAAGAACAGTTAACAGCACATTAATGCCAAAACTTTTGGCAAGAGAATTCGAGTGGAAGTCTTGAGCCATAAAAACATAATCAGTTGAAACTGAATACTATGGAAGCATAATGGTAAATGCCACCAGGGCGACTAAACATCACTACTATTGTGTATCTTTACCTTATTCATGTTTCAGGCCTCTGGTTTCTTTTGTTGCTTAGATTATAAGAACAAGCcaatacacaaataaaataaacatcgAAAACACTACCTTAAGTTTGCTCATTTCATTAAGGAAATTAGCATGCTTCAAGACAAGGGCATCAAGTGTTAAAGGAGCTTCTTCTGAGCCATCGGGAATATCAATAGCCATTGGCTGCACACCAGTACCATCAGAAACTGCACCTGACACTGAAACAGGTCGGATCTTTGCAGAGTTTGGGGGCAGTGTTATAGGCTTGTCCTCAACTAATATAGCCAAAAGGAGATCAAGACCCTGTTTCAGCCAGAAGACATCACTCAAAGCCTCCCAATCCTGATACTGAATGATGTACTGAAGCCTTGTAAACAAGGTTTTCCCAAGGGATTCATGGTAAAGACCAAAAAATTTCATGCGCACTTCAGGATCTTTTGCCCGTAAGCCCAGTAGATACTGCCGCTCTACTTTCTGGAACACTTCTTGACGCATCGAAAGAGGATATCTGCATGGCAACAACGATAACATATTACACTTATATTGAGGTGCATAACTGAATATCAATACAAGAAATATAGTTACTTATTTGAGTCAGCACAAAGCCCATATAGAAGTTCAAGGTACTTCTGATCCCATTCTTCTGCAGTGCTAGGAGACAAGTTCTGCTTATCGACTTGTGAAAGCTTCTGGAGGAAAGAAACAACTTCCTTGGGGGTAAGAAAAGTACTAGACGCTACAGGATTTCCAGGTTTACCAAAATCATCTTCGATCCAACCCTTTATTAAATCTAGAATGCAGATAAGCACAGAAGGATCGGTGCCTTTCTCAGACAGCAAGGAGTTCAGAATCTGAGTTACAGATCTTTTACAATCAGGTACAATCATAACTCTTTCAGTAATAAGTTTCAACACAGATTTTAAGTTTGCAATAACCACCCCAACATCAGCACCTTGACGAGAGGAAGTGACTGCAGAATCTGAGTCTGTTCTTTGACCCTAGACAGTTAAACAAAGTCTAGGGGTAAGAAGCACAGCAAgatgcaaaatattttatcaaagaATGCAACAAGAAATTCTTGGAACACGAAAAAGATAACCATCAGttgtttcttctctcttaAAGAAACTATGCAAGCAAAGTAAATCTAATATGAGGTAATTGGATGAAGAAACGTACTTGTCTGTTATAAGTGGCACTAGACAATCCCATATCACGTGCCAGACGCTGAAGGACACGGACCAAATTGATAGGGTCAACAAGGTTTTTATGCACCTCTGCCAAGGATTTAATCACATAAAGCACAAAGCTAATCATGCTAGCAGAATTATCTTCCCCTGATGTTTGAGGAGCAGCAACCATAGCAAGATGCTTTTGTACGAGCTCTTCAACCTTTTGATACAACATCTTCACATCTTGTGGCGTATTTAATGCTTCAGGAGGAAATGCAGCAGAAACCATCTTTAGGAGGGAGCACAAAGAATTTCCAGCATCAAGCATCTTGAACTTGAAACATGGCTCTAGAATCTGTCAAAAGTtacaaatagaaaatattaatatagaaCCATCAGCCAGTTACAAAGATATGCAACAAATCAGATCTAGAACAGAACATACTTGGGAAATCTGgttgatattatttctcacAAACAAATGTGGTTGTTTTTCAAGAACCTTGTTCATCACATCTAGACCCTGGGATAGAGCAGTAGATGGGTCTTTTGATTGAGATGATGGAGTACTGCTGAGCAGCTTctccaaataattaaatttgacatTAGCATTCGGCCACACTTCCAAAGCTTGAGACAGAAGCTCCAAAGCTTGCTTGTACATAAGACTTGCTTCCTTATCTTTAGGTTCTATCACTAGGGCTACCTACATACACAAACCAAATGAATATGACAATAATCCTTGTCAGTATAACCACTGGAAACAGCTGCCGCAGACGAAAATCAGATTGTTCAGCATACAAGGCAGATGAACACGAGGGAGTAACTCATCAAACATAATTCTGATGATAAAGCAAAACAGAAATCAGGAAAAATAGTGTATTGAATGCCTAATGCACTACTCACTTAAGGACTCTTGCATCCTTTAAATCACATTTCACCTTTTAGCTCAAAAGGCACATTTAAGCTGTCAGACTCAAAAGGTACAATATATTCCCTGAGGAAAAGAAAACTGCTTCCAGTTGCGTCTTAGTAGACACATTTACCAATAGGAGGTATATCCAGGTAAAACCACGTCTTGAAAGAAACCGAAAGCATATCTAAAATTACATTCAACTCTTATAAAAACAGCAAATGCATGCAGAAAACGCGAGCAGACTGCACGATTAAGAGAAGGAAATACTGTATAGAAAGCAAAACTGGCAGTGCAATATGAGACATTAGCAAGATCTTGTACCTAAATAGCAAGgtgatttaaaaatatttcttgcACCACGAGAAAGAGAAACCCATTTACGAACAGAATGCTAACTCTTTAAGTGGATTTAGAAGCTATATTACACACATGATTACGAAAGTATGCACTCACAATATGcgtgtatgtatgtgtgttGCATATCAAATGTAGCATGAAACATACCCTTATAAGAAAATTGATGATCATCTCTTCCATTGCTGCATTAGGCTTGAATTCCTCATCAGGCTGTCCAGCAGACCCAGGCGTTTCTATGTTCGGAATTGATGAGGGGCCTCCAGGTGACATGACACAGAGAGATTGCAGACCAGGCTCGACCTTTATTCTCTTACTTGAATCATCAGAAAATGTAGAGCCATCAACAGAAAGCTTAGAATCCCCTACAGCAGAGGTAACATTCAGTACATCATTACTCTGGCTGGTGCCATCATTATTAGCTCCTTTCCTCAAATCACTCTGTCTTTGTTTCTCCCAGTTAACAACTAATCCAGCAAGTTCGATAGCTAGGCGCCTATTTTCGGCAGTGGTATTGTATGGAAGCCCAAGGCGACTAAGCGAATTTACCATCTGCGGGACAAACTGGGCCCTACAGCTGTAGAAAAGATCTGAATGGCGGACAATGAGCTGGAATATGTGAATAAGGTTAGGAATTGAGTGGCCTTCCTCCACTAAGATTTTTTTCGTATAGCGTATCCATATAGGCATACGTGAGTCACCAAGCGGCAATCTTCGTGGAAGAGCTGGCATTAGAATGTCAAGAGCTTGTTTCACCAACATTTTATTCTCCTGTTGGCATGTCCTTAGAAGTGCAACAAAGACCTGCAGTTTCAGATGGTAAATCCAATCTGGAAAAGAATGAAGTGAAAATATACAAACATCGCAAAGTTAGACCAAAGTTAGACCATACATAATAGATACAAAAGATTGGCCAGATATCTTATGGGCTTCATACCACTTGACATATAATTGTGAGCACCTACATTCGCAACATAATCGCTCCTTTacaccttttattttattatacaagCTATTTCAAGCAAAAACTATGTCATGAGGAAATCAGTACCACTTAAAGAATATCAAGTTTTAAATCCATCCCAATCCTTCTCGTAACTATTTTCATAAACTAAAATAGGTAAATGTGTCAATAAAATCTAGGATACATTGTAAGCTCCCACGATAAgcataattatatagtatatacacTAGGATAGATCCAAAGGAATTCATATAACTTGTACAAGAACCTGCAAGATAATTTTCTCTGGAGCTTGATATGCCTCCAGAAAGTGGCAAACATTGACAAACGCCCACTGCTTACTAGCACTATCTTCACGCTTGAGATGGTTCCAGCCAAATTTGATAAGTTCCTTTCGGTGATGAACAAGATCATTCTGGAGATACTTGAGAAGAAGGGTAGCAAGCTGCAGAAGCTCAATCCTGAGCGGCTCATCATAGTTCGCAGATATCTGGAAATATAAAGATGAGATCATGAGATCATACACACAACCAAGAAAATAACCCATCAAATTATCTGAATACTATATGACATGGCATTTTGCACAGAAACAAATAGCAAGAATAATTGGATGAAAACATCCTCACCTGACATATAAGAATATACTTACAGTACCTAAAACCAACAAGATAAACTTAAAGGTAAAAAAGTTCTTAGATCTCAGTATTCCTACTCCATATCTTCCATTACCTATCCACACAGACCTCACTACACACCATCTACTCTATCACCCCCCACCGCCCCGACAAATGCTTCCTATTAGCGCCATTACAGAAATCAGAACACCACTTGCTATGTTCTTCTGTCATTTCATAGTACCATCAACATTCTCACACAACCCACAGTTAATGCTGCTCAATCCCCTTATAGCATCTCATTTCCATCAACCTAATCAGAAGCCATCAAACATGAACACCAAAGTATTGCCTAGCCAGTACAAGGAGAAAGGTAACCAGTTATGCAGAAGTATATGGTCGTAACTGGTAAGTGTGATTACAGGTGAAGAGCTGTTGATGGGTGCAGCAGTGAAGGGGAATAAAAGCAGGGTGCGAGCAAGGGGAGAACAAGGTGAACATGCCATGAGGAAAGGCTCCTTCAGATAACTGAAGGGCGACTCTGTTTAAGCCtcactctattttttttttctattaccTAGTGACCTTTAGTAACTTTTTGGGGTTAATTGATTCATCCTACGGATCATGAAAATAGGGAAATTACACCATTACCCAATCTAAAAGGAGAGTTAGTGACATCCAATACGATTCTTACCTAATGTCAAAAGAGAGTTAATAGGATCCAATATATTAGCATATAAGCATACTGAAATTTTGAACACTTCCCTCTGAAATTccatttattcaaaaaatcaacattCACCAATACAAAAGAGCCCAACGCATGTACAGAGAGACAACAACAGTAAATCAGGTTCAATCTGGAGAACCCATAACCCCTCTAAAACACAAGCTAAATGTACCTCTTCAGGGGGATCAAGCAGCTTGTCCACAATTGTCTTGATTGTAGCAGCATCAATGACTTCCCAAGTTTGGCCATTCTGAAAAGCATGAGCTAACATAGGAAGAATAAGCATTTGCATTACAATTACCATATGATCGTGGCTTAATTGTTTTATCTGAAAAAGATCCAGAAAATGGAGCAGCAGAGTCTTCTTCAAGTTGGGTGGATAGCCTTCCGCCACCTATATTAGGGAATGAAATGATTATACAAGCACCCatgaaagaaaattaactgGAAGATACTACTTGTTCCATGGGAAGCTTGAGATGTATCATTCATGTACCTCAATGATGTAGAACTCCTTTAAGAAAGTAAAGTCTATGCGTGTGCGATACAGGAAGATGGCAAGAATATCAAACAATACATTAACTTCCATTCTGTCATGACGCAAGTAGTTCAAAAAACATTTGACAAGCCATTTGCTTTCTTTTACCTGCATATGTTATTGTTTTAAACAGTTAGCAAGCCAGTAAATGGAGACATGCAGATCCAAACTGAGGGATAAATAAATTGCACAATTCTCAACCTAGAAGATCTACACTATTTATCACCAACACGAACACAAACTACATTCTAATACTCTACTGTTAAATACCGAGTTCACGGAAATGATAACAGAAATATGCTTATTATGTGAAAGATATCATCCATGCAGTTAGTCAGTTGTCTTTCCAACTTCAATTATACAAGCTGGTAAAAATGGACTGTCAAGAAAAAATCCACCAGGGCAACTGTTGGTTACCACAAAACCCATACTCCCCTGCTTATTGGTGATCTAACATATTGCTTAATCAACTTTGCTTCCACCggtaataatattatcattcacGGATTTACCAGCCAACCACAAGATGGAAAATCAACGCAAAGAACATGAACATATCAATTATAGAACCAACATACTTCTCAAGAATATATGTGCATATATACGTTCCACATTTTATACACATATTAACTATTTCACTTACTTGCAACAAGTTCAATTCCTGCTCATTCTGTAAACGAGATATTCTGGCAGGGGACTTCCACAGCTGAACCAATGTATCAAATACAACACGGTTGCTTTGCAACCAGACAGGCATCAATTTAACAAGAGTCTTAACTAGGGCAAGACCTTGAAAATAAGCATCTGATGTTGCCATGGAATTGTTTACTGCATGAACAGAATCTTCAGATTCAGGTATTACAAGACTTTCATCACCCCCAACAGAACCAGAAGGATTTGAAGATCCTTGGGCCGCCTCACTCTTTATTGCAAATTCAGGAAATGCACtggttattattttatcaggAGACTTTGCAAGTTCTTCTCTCAACGGCTGGCCAGCATCGGATCGTATTATATACATGAACCTGCATATTTCAAAAAACCCAATCAAGACAAGGGATAACAACTTGCAAACCTAGGCTGGGATGGACTTCCGTTTTTAATTACCTCCTGAAATACTTGGGCTGTGATAGTCTagtaagaaaataatcaacaGCAGTGGTGGGGTAGCGATTTAGGAATTTAGTCAGTGGTAAGCGATACGGACTGTTGATCTCACTATAAAATTGCCCAGGTGGAAGGGCAGCCTCCAAATCAATAGTTAATGTTACAAGATCATCAAGGAACTTTCCAGCCGCAGAAGGAAGCAAGTGAAAAAGCTCAATGATTGCTGCAAGATGTTCGAATGGATTAAACAGAAATCATTATTATATGCTGCAATTCGGTATATGATCTATTATGTGGCTAAAATAAGGATTATGAAGCCTAGGAAGTACCAACCAGCAGCTATTTTAGGTTCCTCGCCAGCCTTCCAAGCCTTCTGAGTCAGCGCAAGTTTTTCAGGTTCCAGCCATTTCTTTAGATGCTCCAACAACTTACCACCTAAGGTAACATTGAACCAGTTGGACAGGAGTTCAAGCAGCCGGGCAAGACCTTGCAAAAGAGGCATGCTGAGGTTCTTGGTGTGTGCCAAATTAACTAGTATTGGCCTCAAGCTGCTTTGCAAGAGTTCTTTTGGCATCCTCTGCTGTAGAATAACCTATGAAGTGGTACACCAATATAAATCTATCAAGAAAGTAGCTGGAAAATCATATATGGCCATTCATACTAAGTAAATAAGCACTCGCAATCCTACTATTTGATTTAACGTGGAAGAAAATCTCTCGATCGTTTGTATACAAACATCTATCAGAAATTAAATCCCACAAGAGGTGAAGGCCTGCTGACAAATCAAGTTAGTGGAACAATGAGTTCAAGTATCAAATGAACATTCATAAACAATCTCATCGGAATAAACAGTTCTGTCTATAGAAAGATCCAAATCACAAAAGAGCAAATATTAAGCATCACAAGATTAACACTGGATAAAGGCACATCCTCCCCAGCAGAGATAAGGGCACAATAATATTTGCTCCAAGTGCATAACAGAAAGCAGAAACTAAGTTTGAATACCTAATGGAGGAGTCAAAGGAATGCCATAAGGTACAGATGATAAAAGCTAATAAAGCTTCAGATAGAATTATAGAAGCAAAAAAGGGGCAAGCATGGATCTGGATTCTAGATCAACGAACAAGATAACCAATTGTTTAACTAAATCAAGGAAGTATTCTGGGCAAACACGCATGTCTAGGG
The genomic region above belongs to Salvia hispanica cultivar TCC Black 2014 chromosome 3, UniMelb_Shisp_WGS_1.0, whole genome shotgun sequence and contains:
- the LOC125213152 gene encoding transcription-associated protein 1-like, with product MSPVQNFEQHSRHLIEPDLPIQTRLQMAMEVRDSLEICHTGEYLNFLKCYFRAFSTILHQTTKPQFVDNQEHKLRNIIIEILNRLPHSEVLRPFVQELLKVAMHVLTTDNEENGLICIRIIFDLLRNFRPSLETEVQPFLDFVCKIYQNFRATVSYFFENGAMMVPPPPLPSTSGSMGSSLSGDDVKALEVTDQVGPSGGYVGVSGQLNPSTRSFKVVTESPLVVMFLFQLYGRLVQTNIPHLLPLMVAAISVPGPEKVPPHVKTHFIELKGAQVKTVSFLTYLLKSFADYIKQHEESICKSIVNLLVTCSDSVSIRKELLVALKHVLGTDFKRGLFPLIDTLLDERVLVGTGRACFETLRPLAYSLLAEIVHHVRGDLSLSQLSRIIYLFSSNMHDASLTLSIHTTCARLMLNLVEPIFEKGNDQASMDEARVLLGRILDAFVGKFNTFKRTIPQLLEQGEEGKNRSTLRSKLEVPVQAVLNLPMSVEHSKEVNDCKHLIKTLVMGMKTIIWSITHAHIPRSQVSPSTHGAPQQVLPSTSSGSSVPQPFKGMREEEVCKASGVLKSGVHCLALFKEKDEERDMVHLFSNILAIMEPRDLMDMFSLCIPELFECMISNSQLVHIFSTLLQAAKVFRPFADVLVNFLVNSKLDVLKHPDSPAAKLVLHLFRYLFGAVAKAPSDCERILQPHVPVIMETCMKNATEVERPIAYLQLLRTMFRALAGGKFELLLRDLIPMLQPCLNMLLAMLEGPTGEDMRELLLELSLTLPSRLSSLLPHLPRLMKPLVMCLKGSDELINLGLRTLEFWIDSLNPDFLEPSMANVMSEVILALWSHLRPPPYPWGAKSLQLLGKLGGRNRRFLKEPLALESKENPEHGLRFILTFEPSTPFLVPLDRCINLAVGAVMQKGSSVDSFYRKQALKFLRVCLSSQLNLPGLLNDDGSTFRLLSSFISSSVDPSWRRSDTSDIKADLGVKTKTQLMAEKSVFKILLMTIIAASVEPDLQEPKDEFVSHICRHFAIIFHVEVPVSQSSVPSASIGGPMVSSSSSVSSKSRNNASLKELDPSIFLDALVEVLADENRQHAKAALNSLNMFSETLLFLANSKHSDVLMSRGGPSTPMIVSSPSMSPVYSPPPSIRVPCFEQLLPRLLHCCYGSTWQARMGGVMGLGALIGKVTVEILCIFQVRIVRGLVYALKRLPTYATKEQEESSQVLTQVLRVVNNVDEANSEARRQSFQGVVEYLASELFNANSSINVRKIVQSSLALLASRTGSEVSELLEPLHQPLLQPLIMRPLRSKTVEQQVGTVTALNFCLALRPPLLKLTPELINFLQEALQIAESDESVWVVKYMNPKMATSLNKLRTACIELLCTAMAWADFKTQNHSDLRAKVISMFFKSLTSRSPEIVAVAKEGLRQVILQQRMPKELLQSSLRPILVNLAHTKNLSMPLLQGLARLLELLSNWFNVTLGGKLLEHLKKWLEPEKLALTQKAWKAGEEPKIAAAIIELFHLLPSAAGKFLDDLVTLTIDLEAALPPGQFYSEINSPYRLPLTKFLNRYPTTAVDYFLTRLSQPKYFRRFMYIIRSDAGQPLREELAKSPDKIITSAFPEFAIKSEAAQGSSNPSGSVGGDESLVIPESEDSVHAVNNSMATSDAYFQGLALVKTLVKLMPVWLQSNRVVFDTLVQLWKSPARISRLQNEQELNLLQVKESKWLVKCFLNYLRHDRMEVNVLFDILAIFLYRTRIDFTFLKEFYIIEVAEGYPPNLKKTLLLHFLDLFQIKQLSHDHMVIVMQMLILPMLAHAFQNGQTWEVIDAATIKTIVDKLLDPPEEISANYDEPLRIELLQLATLLLKYLQNDLVHHRKELIKFGWNHLKREDSASKQWAFVNVCHFLEAYQAPEKIILQVFVALLRTCQQENKMLVKQALDILMPALPRRLPLGDSRMPIWIRYTKKILVEEGHSIPNLIHIFQLIVRHSDLFYSCRAQFVPQMVNSLSRLGLPYNTTAENRRLAIELAGLVVNWEKQRQSDLRKGANNDGTSQSNDVLNVTSAVGDSKLSVDGSTFSDDSSKRIKVEPGLQSLCVMSPGGPSSIPNIETPGSAGQPDEEFKPNAAMEEMIINFLIRVALVIEPKDKEASLMYKQALELLSQALEVWPNANVKFNYLEKLLSSTPSSQSKDPSTALSQGLDVMNKVLEKQPHLFVRNNINQISQILEPCFKFKMLDAGNSLCSLLKMVSAAFPPEALNTPQDVKMLYQKVEELVQKHLAMVAAPQTSGEDNSASMISFVLYVIKSLAEVHKNLVDPINLVRVLQRLARDMGLSSATYNRQGQRTDSDSAVTSSRQGADVGVVIANLKSVLKLITERVMIVPDCKRSVTQILNSLLSEKGTDPSVLICILDLIKGWIEDDFGKPGNPVASSTFLTPKEVVSFLQKLSQVDKQNLSPSTAEEWDQKYLELLYGLCADSNKYPLSMRQEVFQKVERQYLLGLRAKDPEVRMKFFGLYHESLGKTLFTRLQYIIQYQDWEALSDVFWLKQGLDLLLAILVEDKPITLPPNSAKIRPVSVSGAVSDGTGVQPMAIDIPDGSEEAPLTLDALVLKHANFLNEMSKLKVADLIIPLRELAHTDANVAYHLWVLVFPIVWVTLHKEEQVALAKPMIALLSKDYHKKQQSHRPNVVQALLEGLQLSHPQPRMPSELIKYIGKTYNAWHIALGLLESHVMLFLNDTKCSESLAELYRLLNEEDMRCGLWMKRSITAETRAGLSLVQHGYWQRAQSLFYQAMVKATQGTYNNTVPKAEMCLWEEQWLQCATQLSQWDALSEFGKLVENYEILLDSLWKQPDWVYLKEQIIPKAQLEETPKLRIIQAYFALHEKNTNGVPEAENIVGKGVDLALEQWWQLPEMSVHARVPLLQQFQQLVEVQESTRIIVDIANGNKLSGNSVGGVHGSLYADLKDILETWRLRTPNEWDNMSVWYDLLQWRNEMYNAVIEAFKDFGNTNSQLHHLGFRDKAWNVNKLAHISRKHGLYDVCVSILEKMYGHSTMEVQEAFVKIREQAKAYLEMKGELTSGLNLINSTNLEYFPVKNKAEIFRLKGDFLLKLSDCEGANLAYSNAISLFKNLPKGWISWGNYCDMAYRETHEEVWLEYAVSCFLQAIKFGIPNSRSHLARVLYLLSFDTPNEPVGRAFDKFLDQIPHWVWLSWIPQLLLSLQRSEAPHCKLVLLKVATIYPQALYYWLRTYLLERRDVANKSEYGRIAMAQRMQQSVSGVGTAGSIGLADGSARVQGGSAIVSENQPAGSIGSHDGNSSQGPEGERSATAEGVMASGNDQSLHQGTSNNEGQNAMRRNGAMGLVASAASAFDAAKDIMETLRSKHNNLASELEILLTEIGSRFVTLPEERLLAVVNALLHRCYKYPTATTAEVPQSLKKELSGVCRACFSADAVNKHVEFVREYKQDFERDLDPDSTATFPATLADLTERLKHWKNILQSNVEDRFPAVLKLEDESRVLRDFYVVDVEVPGQYFADQEVAPDHTVKLDRVGPDIPIVRRHGSSFRRLTLIGSDGSQRHFIVQTSLTPNARSDERILQLFRLMNRMFDKHKESRRRHICIHTPIIIPVWSQVRMVEDDLMYSTFLEVYENHCARNDREADLPITYFKEQLNQAICGQISPEAVVDLRLQAYNDITKNIVSESIFSQYMYKTLLNGNHTWAFKKQFAVQLALSSFMSYMLQIGGRSPNKILFAKNTGKIFQTDFHPAYDANGMIEFNEPVPFRLTRNLQAFFSHFGVEGLIVSAMCAAAQAVVSPKQSQHLWHHLAMFFRDELISWSWRRPPGMPMAPVGGGSLNNVDLKQKVATNVEHVIGRINSISPQYVSEEEENGVDPPQSVQRSIAELVEAALTPRNLCMMDPTWHPWF